In Shewanella glacialimarina, the genomic stretch GTTATCGCAACCAAGGAAGAGCCCACTGTAGAATTTATTCATCAATTGGCACGAGAAGGTTTATCGAAGATGGGACATCATGGTCCCATGACATCCATGGGGGTGCCACGTTATCAACTACCACACTGGGATGATCTACAGATCATGGTTGCACAGATGGCAAACAAACCGCTTATGGAAAATGTGGCTGTAAATACTGAACTAGTCATAGGTCCTATGGCCAAAAGGCCGCTTAAGCTCAATATCCCACTGTTTGTATCTGATATGAGTTTTGGGGCTCTATCTGAAGAAGCAAAAATTGCTTTAGCAACAGGAGCCGAACTTGCGGGAACAGGTATTTGCTCAGGAGAAGGTGGGATGTTACCTGAAGAGCAGGCCGCGAACTCAAAATATTTTTACGAGCTGGCAAGTGCGGGGTTTGGGTATGACGAGTCAAAACTCAAAAATGTTCAGGCGTTCCATTTTAAAGGCGGGCAAGGCGCAAAAACAGGAACAGGTGGCCATTTACCCGGTAACAAAAATATAGGTAGAATTTCTGAAGTTCGCGGCATTGGGGAAGGTACTCCAGCCATTTCTCCACCAACGTTTAAAGATTTACATACGGCTGCAGACTTTAAAATTTTTGCAGATCGTGTCCGTGAAGTTACTGGTGGCATTCCCATTGGATTTAAACTCAGTGCTAATCATATCGAAGAAGATATTCAATTCGCATTAGATGCAAGTGCAGATTACATTATTTTGGATGGTCGAGGTGGTGGTACAGGCGCAGCTCCTGAAATGTTTAGAGACCACATTAGCGTACCAACTATTCCTGCACTTGCTCGTGCTCGAAAGTATCTCGATGAGCAGGGAGTTAGTGGCAAAGTCACGCTAATTATTACTGGAGGTTTACGGGTTCCAATAGACTTTGTTAAAGCGTTAGCCTTAGGCGCTGATGGTGTTGCTATATCAAACAGTGCTATGCAGGCTATAGGCTGTGTAGCCGCTAGAATATGTAATACCAATAACTGTCCAGCGGGTATTGCTACCCAGAAAAAAGACTTACGCCAACGCTTAAATATTGAAAAATCGGCCGTGCAGCTCAAAAACTTTTTTGAAGCATCGACTGAATTAATGTCAGTAATGGCCAGAGCATGTGGCCACGATTCATTTGAAAAATTCAATCCAAATGACTTAGCTACTTGGCATAGAGAAATGGCACTACTAGCTGGAGTGAAATACTCTGGGATAGGAGTTAGATAAAAGTTGGTGGGTTCAGCTCCTTTTGCCATTCCACCTCTAGATCTATCTTTATTTTGGCGCGTCAGCTCCTAGTGATAAAGTCGTCCTTTTTGAGGCGACTTTTTTACTTCTATTATAAAGGTCACAGCAAGCTGAAATTGAGCATGAAATAAGTTGTATCTTACTACTAAATACCTATGATGATAAATCAATTGGTTATAGGTTATTTACACGGAAAGTTAACACATGCATGTACCAGAGAAATGGCAGATGAACAGCTTAACTGATATGCATCAGTTTATAGCACAACATGGTTTTGCGGTTGTTATGTCATCTAATTTAGAAGCCTCGCATATTCCGCTGGTATTGAAAGCAGCTGAGGGTGAATATGGGGTACTTTACGGCCATTTAGCACACAGCAATCCACATTGGAAAGATATTATAGACAGTTCAGTACTGTGTATTTTCAATGGCCCTCATGCCTATATTTCACCTACCTGGTATCACGCCTCCCCTGCTGTACCCACCTGGAATTACAGTGTCGTACATGCTAAAGGCACGGTTGAGTTCACCGACGATAAAACCACAATGGCGATATTAGAAACAACAATACAGAAATATGAACCGAGTTTATTAACACCCACCCCTGAAAGCCCTGAAGGTTTTATCCCAAAGCAATTTCAAGATAAGTTAGCCAAAGGGATTGTCGGGTTTAAAATTGTGATTACTGAACTACAAGGTAAACAAAAGCTTGGCCAGCATAGAAGCTCACTTGATCAACTCGGAGTGATTGCAGGCTTGTCAAAGTCTACCGGCATAAATGAGCAACAGTTGTTGAAGTACATGGTCGATAATAATATTGCGCTAGGTTAGAAGTAAGCATTTTCCCTAGCGACTTTTAGCTAAACAGCATGATGTAGATGCTCAACCTAACGACTTGGCTCAAAGGCATCGTATCTGGGTAACTGGGCGTCTAAATCTTCCCAGTTTGCTTTGGATGAAACAAAGTTGTGCGAAATAGGTCTTTCAATGATGTCCGTATCAAGTATACCGAGTCTAATTCTATAACGCTGTGGGTCTTGCTCGTTTGAACTGTAAACGGGTGAGCCGCAATGACTGCAAAAGTGCCGGTTTCGACCAGGCTTAAATGTAAATGTGCTTAAACTATTTCTACCCGATAAGATGTCAAAATCAGCCGCATTAATAAAGCCATTTGTAGCGAAGGCAGTACCACTGTTTTTTCGACATAAAGAGCAGTGACAATGAATAATGTCACTTATTTTGCCCTTTATCGTTATGTTAACCTCGCCGCACAAACACTTTCCTTGATACATAATCAGTATTCACCCTGCTCTATAAAAATTTCCAGTCAAACTAAAATCAGTCTGCCCCCAAAATAGCATGCTTAATGGTTATATTTAACCTGATTTAACGCTTGTGAAGACTCATTACTAATGCAGTTTTTTATTATGGTTATCTTCACTGTCATATGACACTTGGCGAATATCAATGGTCACCTTAATGCTTAACAGCTTTTTTTGGATAAGTTTACTGAGAGCATCATTTTCAGGTGATGCCATAAAACGGTTGAGGTTATAAGGCGTATCGAAGACACATATAACCTGTAAGCTTTTAGGAAAGTCTCTGTAATTAACAATATGGGTTAACCATTCAAAACCGCTGTATTCATTTAGGGCGATTTCACACACCTGGGTTAACACTTGTCGAATTTGATTGTCTATTTTTTTATCGGTTTTACGCATATATCACAGTGACCCAAAATTCAAATAACAGCTGGAAGGTGGAATAATTTAGCCAGTGTAGCAAAGTTCGCTGATACCATTTAACATAAAAAAGCCCACCCCCTTTCGGGACTGGGCTTTAAAATCAAAAAACGCCTCAATTAACAATGTACATTAACGCGTTCTTAGTCGATTAATTACATCTTTGTTTGCAGGTAATTCTGCAAACCAACACGCTCAATTAAACGTAATTGTTTTTCTAACCAGTACATGTGATCAGATTCGGTATCATCCAATAAGACTTCTAAAATCTCACGGGTTTGATAATCACCTTTCTCTTCACATAGCTTAATCACTTTACGTAAATCATCCGCCACTTTGTATTCATACTGTAGGTCGTTAGTTAGCATTTCTTGCACATCTTTACCGATGTTTAATGCTTCGCGGCTAGCGACGTCTGGCGTGCCTTCTAAAAACAAAATGCGCTGCACTAGTTTAGCTGCATGGGCTTTCTCGTCATCTGATTCATGTAATATACGGGTATATAATTCGTCAAATCCCCAATCTTCATACATATGAGCATGTACAAAATATTGATCCATTGCTGATAACTCACCGGTTAACAAGCTGTTTAATGCGTCAATAACTTCTGGATTGCCTTTCATAATATTGTCCTATTAATCTTTAATTTGAGATTGAAGATAGTTTTGAATACCGACTTGTACTATCTGTTCTTGCTGAGATTCAATCCAATCTAAATGTTCTTCTTCATCTTCAAGCAGATCTTCAAGCAAATCACGGGTAACGTAATCTTGTTCTGTTTCACACAATTTGATCACATCACGTAATGCAGCAATTTGCTCAGTTACCGCTTCTTTATCACAGCCCAACATTTCTTCGGCATCTTCACCAATACGCAGTTTGTCTAGTTGCTGTAAATTCGGTAATCCCTCAAGAAATAACACCCGCTCAATAAGCTTGTCTGCGTGTTTCATGTCTTGAATTGATTTCTTGTATTCTTTTTCGTTTAGCTTCTCTAAACCCCAGTGCTTAAACATACGCGCATGTAAAAAGTATTGGTTAATGGCGGTCAGTTCGAAAGTTAATACGCGGTTTAACTGACTAATGACTTTTGGATGACCTTTCATAATGATGTCCTTGATAGCTTAACTTGATCTGGATCAATTTAAGCTAGGATAGTACACCTCAAGCCGCATTGCAAATTATCCTTTAAATTCATACACATAGTATTGATAACCATTATCATTATAACTAAGGTTTGTAAACTAGATACAAATATCAGGCATAAAAAAAGCCTTCAAAATGAAGGCTCTTTACAATATAAACAACTCGTATGTTAACCAGTGATACGCTTATGCAACTCTTGAATCGAGTTTACATTGGTACGATCATCTGCGGCATGTGCTAAGCAAGTCGCAAATGCTGCATTCAATGTTGTAGTGTAATTCACTTTGTAGCGCAGTGCACCGCGACGAATTTGACGTGAATCTTCAATCGCCTGGCGACCTTCAGTCGTGTTGATAATGTAGGTGTATTCATCATTCTTAATACGGTCAAGAATGTGTGGACGACCTTCATGTACCTTGTTGACTAAACGAGGGTTAATTCCCGCTTCACCCAATACCACTGCGGTACCGTGTGTTGCGTCAATCTCATAACCTAGTTCAATTAACTTAGCCGCTAATGCTGCTACACGCTTTTTATCACTGTTACGTACTGATAATAAAGCACGTCCAGATTTAGGTACTTCAGATGTCGCACCTAATTGCGCTTTAGCATATGCTTCTGCGAAGGTTTCACCCACACCCATCACTTCACCTGTAGAACGCATTTCAGGCCCTAATAAAGGGTCTACGCCTGGGAATTTATTGAAGGGTAATACTACCTCTTTTACAGAGAAATAAGGTGGGATAACTTCTTTAGTGAAATTTTGCGATTTCAAGCTTTGGCCAGCCATCACTCGTGCAGCTATCTTAGCTAATGGCACGCCGGTTGCTTTTGACACAAAAGGAACGGTACGGGCTGCACGCGGGTTAACTTCAATCATATAGATTTCGTTATCTTTCACGGCAAACTGTACGTTCATCAAGCCAATAACACCTAATTCAAATGCAAGCTTTGATACTTGCTCACGCATTTGCGCTTGAATTTCAGCACTTAAGCTATATGGCGGTAATGAACAGCCTGAGTCACCAGAGTGAACACCAGCTTGTTCAATATGCTCCATAATGGCGCCAACAACGACGGTTTCGCCGTCACATACCGCATCAATATCCACTTCAATCGCATCATCTAAGAAGTGATCAAGTAGTACCGGTGATGCGTTAGAGACTTTAACTGCTTCATTGAAGTAGCGCAGCAAATCTTGCTTGTCGTAAACGATTTCCATCGCACGACCACCCAATACATAAGATGGACGAACAACTAACGGATAACCGATAATTTCCGCTTCAATCACAGCACTTTCAACAGTCGTGACTGTCGCGTTTTGTGGCTGCTTCATGTTTAAGCGTTGAATAGCTTGTTGGAAACGCTCGCGGTCTTCAGCACGGTCAATCGCATCTGGGCTAGTACCAATAATAGGCACCCCAGCGGCTTCTAATTCACGGGCTAATTTAAGCGGAGTTTGACCACCGTATTGTACGATGACGCCTTTTGGCTTCTCGATACGGACGATTTCTAACACGTCTTCTAACGTAACAGGTTCAAAGTATAAGCGGTCAGATGTATCGTAATCGGTTGATACCGTTTCAGGGTTACAGTTAACCATGATGGTTTCATAACCGTCTTCACGTAAGGCTAATGCTGCGTGTACACAGCAGTAGTCAAACTCAATACCTTGACCAATACGGTTTGGACCGCCACCCAAAATCATGATTTTGTCACGATTTGATGGGTTGGCTTCACACTCTTCTTCATACGTTGAGTACATGTAAGCTGTGTCGGTTGAAAATTCTGCTGCACAGGTATCTACACGTTTATATACCGGGTGAATATTATGGCGTTGACGTAGTTTACGGATCTCACTTTCGTTAACACCTAATACATCGGCTAAACGTGCATCAGAGAAACCTTTACGCTTTAACTGACGTAAGTAGTTTTGCTCTAAACCTGACATACCAAGCACAGCCACTTTGGCTTCTTGGGCAATCAAATCTTCGATTTGAACCAGGAACCAGTGGTCAACGTTAGTCAAAGTGAAGATATCATCGCGGCTTAAACCAGCACGGAATGCATCGGCTATATACCAAATACGGTCACAACCTGGCTCTTTTAATTCATGACGAATACGTTGCATCGCATCTGGTGATTGTAAATCAACCACAGAATCAAAACCGTTACGACCCACTTCAAGGCCGCGTAACGCTTTTTGCAATGACTCTTGGAAAGTACGGCCAATCGCCATAACTTCACCAACAGACTTCATTTGAGTGGTTAAACGATCATTTGCACCGGCGAACTTTTCAAAGTTAAAGCGCGGTATTTTGGTGACAACATAGTCGATAGCAGGTTCAAACGATGCCGGTGTTTTACCACCGGTAATATCATTGCTGAGCTCATCTAATGTGTAACCTACAGCCAATTTAGCGGCAATTTTAGCAATCGGGAAACCCGTTGCTTTAGACGCTAATGCAGATGAGCGCGATACGCGCGGGTTCATCTCAATAATGACCATACGGCCAGTATTAGGACAGATACCAAATTGTACGTTTGAACCACCGGTTTCAACACCAATTTCACGCAATACCGCTAACGAAGCGTTACGCATTAATTGGTATTCTTTATCGGTAAGGGTTTGTGCCGGAGCTACGGTAATTGAGTCACCGGTGTGAACACCCATCGCATCGAAGTTTTCGATAGTACAGACGATAATACAGTTATCGTTGCGGTCACGAACCACTTCCATTTCATATTCTTTCCAACCAATTAATGATTCATCAATCAATAATTCGTTAGTTGGCGACAGGTCCAAGCCTTGAGAACAAATCTCTTCAAACTCTTCTTTGTTGTAGGCTATACCACCGCCGCTGCCACCCATGGTGAAAGATGGACGAATAATACAGGGGAAGCCCACCATATCTAATACGCCATACGCTTCATCCATATTATGAGCAATACCGGCACGCGGGCAGTCTAAACCAATGGACTTCATCGCTTTGTCAAAACGGCTACGATCTTCAGCTTTATCAATTGCGTCAGCTGTCGCGCCTATCATTTCAACATTAAATTCTTTCAGTACGCCTTTAGCTTCAAGCTGAAGTGCGCAGTTCAGAGCCGTTTGTCCACCCATAGTCGGTAGAATGGCATCTGGACGCTCTTTAGCAATAATGTTGCGTACTACTTCCCAATGAATTGGCTCGATATAAGTCGCATCGGCCATATCAGGGTCGGTCATAATGGTTGCTGGGTTAGAGTTAACTAGAATGACGCGGTAGCCTTCTTCACGAAGGGCTTTACAGGCTTGAGCACCTGAATAATCGAATTCACACGCCTGACCAATTACAATTGGTCCGGCACCTAGGATAAGAATACTTTTTATATCGGTACGTTTTGGCATTGCTTTTCTCTTCTCCTAGATAACTATTTAGCGTGCTGACGATATTGCTCAATAAGCTCGATAAAATGATCGAACAGAGGCGCAGCATCGGTTGGCCCAGGGCTGGCTTCAGGGTGACCCTGGAAGCTAAACGCAGGCTTGTCGGTTAAATGGATACCTTGTAAAGAGCCGTCAAATAATGACTTGTGGGTCACTTTGATATTGGCTGGCAATGTGGTTTCATCCGCGGCAAAACCATGGTTTTGACTGGTAATCATCACAGTACCTTTTTCAACATTGCTCACAGGGTGGTTTGCACCGTGGTGACCAAATTTCATCTTTAAGGTTTTAGCGCCTGAGGCTAATGCTAATAATTGATGGCCTAAACAAATTCCAAAAACAGGGATTTCTGTTGTTAAGATTTGTTGAATAGCGTTAATGGCATAGTCACATGGTTCTGGATCGCCTGGACCGTTTGATAGAAACACTCCATCAGGGTTCATGGCTAAGACATCGGCAGCGGAGGTTTGCGCTGGCACCACGGTGACATCACAACCACGGTCAACTAGCATGCGTAAAATGTTACGTTTTACACCGTAATCATAGGCAACAACTTTGTATTTCAATTCTTTCTCTGGTGTATCAGAAGGTAAACCCCCTTCTAATTTCCAGCTACCATTTCGCCATTGATAGGCTTTATCAGTAGTAACTTCTTTGGCTAAATCCATGCCTTTTAAGCCAGGAAATGCTTTTGCTTGTGCAAGCGCTTTTGCTTCGTCCAGGTCACCCACCATAATACAACCGGCTTGGGCGCCTTTTTCACGCAGGATACGGGTTAATTTTCGGGTATCGATATCCGCAATGCCAACAACATTATTAGCTTTTAGGTAATCACCTAAAGATTGTTGGTTACGGAAGTTACTAGCAATTAACGGTAAATCGCGAATGATAAGACCACAAGCATGAACCGAGTCCGATTCAGTGTCTTCGTCATTAGTACCGGTGTTACCGATATGCGGATACGTTAAAGTTACTATTTGGCGTGAATATGATGGATCCGTTAATATTTCTTGGTATCCGGTCATTGAAGTGTTAAAAACCACTTCACCAACTGAAATACCTGATGCACCAATTGCAGTGCCAGAAAATACGGTTCCATCTTCGAGTACGAGTAAGGCAGACTGTGTCAACGCGACCTCCAGAAAAGAGCCAAGCCATTGAAATTATTTTATTTTATTTTGCACTAAGATACCAATTTCCGCTGTTTTACGAAATTTTGACAAATTTCAGCGATTTTACAGGAATACTGTAATTTCGTCTACACATGGAAAAAGGTTTTTCAAAAAAAACCACCATATCTAATGGTGGTTTTTAATTTAATCATTTAGTCCAAGGACCTGCTGCATATCATACAGACCCGGATTTTGATCATATAGCCAGTAAGCTGCACGCATTGCGCCATTGGCGAATGTCATTCGGCTTGATGCTTTATGAGTTATTTCTAAACGCTCACCAATATCGGCAAACATTGCGGTATGTTCACCGACTAAATCACCTGCACGAATCGTTGAGAAACCAATGGTGTCACGCGAACGCTCACCAGTAATACCTTCGCGGCCATAAACGGCGCACTTCTCAAGATCGCGTCCAAGAGTATTGGCGATCACTTCACCCATTTTAAGTGCTGTGCCAGATGGCGCATCTTTCTTAAAACGGTGATGACCTTCAATGATCTCAATATCGGTATAATCACCCATCACTTCTGCAGCTAGTTCTAACAACTTCCACATCAAGTTAACGCCGACTGACATATTAGGCGCAAATACCACAGGGGTTTGCTCTGCATATGCACCAATAAGCTCTTTTTGAGCATGGTTAAATCCAGTTGTCCCTAATACAATGGCTTTGCGATTTCGCGCACACCAGTCAAGGTGGATAATAGAGGCTTCAGGTGAAGTAAAATCAATTAATACATCAAAATTATCAGCCACACTGTCTAATGAGTCAGTGATAGCAACATCCATTGAACCTACACCAGCCAGTTCACCCGCATCAACACCAATTAAGGTTGAGCCTGAACGTTCTATTGCCGCGCCAAGATGGATAACTTCTTGATGTTTAGCTGACTCAATTAATGTGCGACCCATACGGCCACTGGCACCCACAACGGCGACTCTTACTTTTGCAGTCATATGTTCTCCCAGTGAAAGCTTACTCAGCATCTCACATTTGATATTGAGGCTTAATACAAAAAATTGGCTATATACAAAAACGCCTAAGTCATCTTAGGCGTTTTTATGATTATTAGAGAATGTCTAACAATTCAACTTCAAACACTAATGCAGTGTATGGAGGAATAGATGCACCTGCACCACGCTCGCCGTAAGCTAAGTGATGTGGGACAAATAATTTGAGCTTAGTGCCTACAGGCATAAGCTGTAATGCTTCAGTCCAACCAGCGATAACGCCAGATACAGGGAATTCAGCAGGTTGACCACGAGTCACTGAACTGTCGAATACTTCACCATTGATGAAAGTACCGTGGTAGTGAGTGCGAACTGTTGAGTCAAACGTTGGCTTTTCGCCTTCGCCTTGCACTAGTACTTCATATTGAAGACCAGATTCTGTTACCGTTACGCCATCACGTTTAGCATTATCAGCTAAAAATGCATCAGCTTCTGCAGTTGCATTTTCTGCAGCAGCTTCTTGTGCAGCTTGTAAACGACGGCTAATTTCAGTAAAAGCAGTTTGCAAGTCTTCCATAGACACTTGGCTTTCTTTTCCTGAAAACGCATCAGCTAAACCAGCTTGAACAGCAGGGATATCAATTCCTTCAAAAGGATTTGCAGCAAGTTGCTCACCCATTTGACGACCTACACCATAACTTGCATGCTGCTCCATTGTGCTGAACACATCTGACATAATTTCTTTCTCTCATTGATCAAATAAAAATTTGCACGGAGTCTATCACATTTAATTCGCCCATGCTGTGAAAAAGCCTCACAATCGGGCTATTTTGAGCCATTGATTTTACACTCAGCCAAAGACTGTTTTCTAGCTTGAGTATAAAGTGGCATCGCTTGAGTTTGTGCTGCTTGTAAGTCTTCAATTCGACTGCTGTGTGAAGGATGCGTTGACAATAGCTCAGGCCCTTGCGCGCCTCCGGCTTTGGCCATGTTTTGCCACAAGGTGATACTTTGTGCTGGGTTAAAGCCCGCTTTAGCCATTAGCTCAAGGCCAACGATATCAGCCTCTGATTCTTGGCTACGGCCAAAGGGTAATATAATGCCTACTTTAGCGCCTAAGCCAAGCCCTGCCATATATAAATCTTTATTGGCAATACCCGATGCACCGATTGCTGCATCAGCAGCCTGCATTCCTAAACCGGTAAGCTGAGCACGGGACACTTGCTCATTACTATGTTGCGCTAATACATGTGCCACTTCGTGCCCCATCACTGTTGCTAGCTGATCTTGATTAGCTGCAACATTTAATAAACCGGTGTACACACCAATATGGCCACCCGGCAATGCAAAAGCATTCACTTGATCAGAGTCAAACAATACCACTTCCCATTGTTGGCTTTGATCCGGTAGTACTGCGGTAATGCGTTTAGCGATGCAATTCACGTAAGCGGTTTTGTTTTTATCTTTACTTATTTTTTGGTCTTGCTTCATGGTTTCAAAAGACTGTGCCCCCATTTGCTGCATTTGAGCATCTGAAAACAGCAAGGTTTGGCTTCTGCCTGTGGGTGATTTTGTACTAACACATCCAACCAATAAAGTTGAAATCGCCGCTGCAAGTATGAGTTGCTTCATATTTTCATCCTTTAAATTAAACTAATAATAGCTAGGGTCTGTTTTCGCTCTGGTGATGTTAAACCAGCATTGCATAAACGACCATGACGTTAAATAATTGTCCTTGCAGCCCATTGTGACTTGCAAATAGCCGCGTGACATGTCGTTGAGTTTTGGGCCTCAAAAAATATCGCTTATTGTGCTGATTTTCTTTTAGAAAAATCGCCAGCCCCTCGTTTACTTGCGGTGCGCCGATTCGCTTTTTTATCTCGAGGAGCACGCTTGCTGGTCGAATTTGTGACTAGGTCTGTCACCGGAAAGTCTACCAACGTAGCCAATGGTAGAACTTGACCCGTTAATTGCCGAATAGCCTCTAAACTGACTAATTCCAAGTGACTCACCAAAGACAAGGCCACACCACTTAGGCCAGCCCTTGCGGTGCGGCCAATACGATGAACGTACACCTCAGCTTGGTTTGGTAAATCAAAATTAATTACTACGGGCAAAGCATCGATATGAATACCACGCGCCATTACATCTGTAGCCACTAACACACTCAGTTGCTGGGTTTTAAAATCGTTCAATGTTTGGCTGCGTAACGCTTGATCTTTATCACCGTGCAGTGCTGCTGCGTTAATACCCGCTTTAAGTAATTTTCGACACAAAGCATCGGCATCATCTTTAGCATTAACAAATACCAAAACCTGCGACCAATGGTGCAACTTAATCTGTTCGATCAGTATTTTTGCTTTACTGCCTTTATTGACGTGATAAATCGTTTGGCTAATATCTTCTACCGCGCTATTTAAGGCATTAGCCTCTAAGCGTATTGTTGATGATGACAACACAGTCTTCACCAACTCATCTAACGTTGCAGGCATAGTTGCCGAAAACATTAGTGTTTGCCTTTTAGGCATAAGTGCCAGTAGCGCATTAATATCGGCAATAAAGCCCATATCTAATAATCTGTCAGCTTCATCAAACACGACACATTGTAGCTGTTCAAATTGAATAACACCTTGCTGTGCTAGCGCTAATAATCGCCCCGGTGTAGCAACAATTAATTCTGCAGGGGATGTTAGTCGCTCAACTTGTTGGGTTATATCTTCACCACCACATAAGACATCCACTCGTAAGCCGACGGCTTGCGCTAATGGGGTTAAATTTTGACAAACTTGCGCCGCCAACTCTCTAGTCGGTGCAATAATTACGGCTAATATATTGGGTGTTTGCTGACTTAACTCTGATGTGCCACTTTGTGATGCCGCAATACGATGCAATACGGGTAAACCAAAAGCATAGGTTTTACCACTGCCCGTTTGCGCCAATGCCAGTACATCTTTACCGCTCAAAATAGCGGGAATAGCCTGTTTTTGTATTGCACTAGGTTCACTCACCAAGGAAGGTAACGATTTAACGAGTTTAGGATTGAGCGTAAATAATGAAAAACCCATGCGGTATCGCCTAATTTTCTGTGGCTAAAGTTAACATTCGTCATAATGATAACGCGCTAACAATAAACTCAATACGCATATTGAGTATCAATAAAAAAGGCTGTTTACCCAAAGTAAACAGCCTTTAACTTAGAACCCTATTTATCTAACCTACCTTAATAGGGATCCATAATAACGATTAGCTGTTCAAGTCTTGGAAGAACTTTTTCACACCATCAAAAAAACCTTCAGCTTTAGGGCTATGTTTTTTTGACTCGCCTGTTAAGGTTGCCTCAAACTCACGCAATAACTCTTTTTGCTTATCGTTTAAGTTAACCGGTGTTTCCATCACCACTTTACACAGTAAATCACCTACTGCATGGCTACGTACCGACTTCACCCCTTTACCGCGTAAACGGAACATGCGGCCAGTTTGGGTTTCCGTAGGAATTTTAAGGCTGACTTTACCGTCAAGTGTTGGCACTTCAATCTCACCGCCTAAGGCAGCTTTGCTGAATGAAATAGGCACTTCACAGTAGAGGTTATTTGCATCTCGAGTGAAAATATTGTGTTCACGTACACTGACCTGAACATATAAATCACCCGGAGGAGCACCAAACTCGCCCGCTTCACCCTCACCGGTTAAGCGAATTCTGTCACCCGTATCAACACCTGCAGGGATCTTAACCGACAATGTTTTGCTCTTTTCAACACGGCCTTCACCATGACACTTGCTACAAGGGTCTTTGATAATTTTGCCGCGACCTTGACACGTTGGACAGGCCTGTTGAACGGCAAAGAAGCCTTGGCGCATTTGCACCTGCCCTTGACCATGACAAGTGCCACATGTGGTGGCTTGAGTGCCTTTTTTCGCACCGCTACCATCACATAAGTCACAAGCAGCTAATGTTGGAATGCGCAGTTCCTTGGTTAGGCCGCGTACGGCTTCTTCAAGGGATAATTCTAAGTTGTAACGTAAGTCACTGCCGCGCGCCGCTTGACGCTGACCGCCACCA encodes the following:
- the carB gene encoding carbamoyl-phosphate synthase large subunit; this translates as MPKRTDIKSILILGAGPIVIGQACEFDYSGAQACKALREEGYRVILVNSNPATIMTDPDMADATYIEPIHWEVVRNIIAKERPDAILPTMGGQTALNCALQLEAKGVLKEFNVEMIGATADAIDKAEDRSRFDKAMKSIGLDCPRAGIAHNMDEAYGVLDMVGFPCIIRPSFTMGGSGGGIAYNKEEFEEICSQGLDLSPTNELLIDESLIGWKEYEMEVVRDRNDNCIIVCTIENFDAMGVHTGDSITVAPAQTLTDKEYQLMRNASLAVLREIGVETGGSNVQFGICPNTGRMVIIEMNPRVSRSSALASKATGFPIAKIAAKLAVGYTLDELSNDITGGKTPASFEPAIDYVVTKIPRFNFEKFAGANDRLTTQMKSVGEVMAIGRTFQESLQKALRGLEVGRNGFDSVVDLQSPDAMQRIRHELKEPGCDRIWYIADAFRAGLSRDDIFTLTNVDHWFLVQIEDLIAQEAKVAVLGMSGLEQNYLRQLKRKGFSDARLADVLGVNESEIRKLRQRHNIHPVYKRVDTCAAEFSTDTAYMYSTYEEECEANPSNRDKIMILGGGPNRIGQGIEFDYCCVHAALALREDGYETIMVNCNPETVSTDYDTSDRLYFEPVTLEDVLEIVRIEKPKGVIVQYGGQTPLKLARELEAAGVPIIGTSPDAIDRAEDRERFQQAIQRLNMKQPQNATVTTVESAVIEAEIIGYPLVVRPSYVLGGRAMEIVYDKQDLLRYFNEAVKVSNASPVLLDHFLDDAIEVDIDAVCDGETVVVGAIMEHIEQAGVHSGDSGCSLPPYSLSAEIQAQMREQVSKLAFELGVIGLMNVQFAVKDNEIYMIEVNPRAARTVPFVSKATGVPLAKIAARVMAGQSLKSQNFTKEVIPPYFSVKEVVLPFNKFPGVDPLLGPEMRSTGEVMGVGETFAEAYAKAQLGATSEVPKSGRALLSVRNSDKKRVAALAAKLIELGYEIDATHGTAVVLGEAGINPRLVNKVHEGRPHILDRIKNDEYTYIINTTEGRQAIEDSRQIRRGALRYKVNYTTTLNAAFATCLAHAADDRTNVNSIQELHKRITG
- the carA gene encoding glutamine-hydrolyzing carbamoyl-phosphate synthase small subunit — its product is MEVALTQSALLVLEDGTVFSGTAIGASGISVGEVVFNTSMTGYQEILTDPSYSRQIVTLTYPHIGNTGTNDEDTESDSVHACGLIIRDLPLIASNFRNQQSLGDYLKANNVVGIADIDTRKLTRILREKGAQAGCIMVGDLDEAKALAQAKAFPGLKGMDLAKEVTTDKAYQWRNGSWKLEGGLPSDTPEKELKYKVVAYDYGVKRNILRMLVDRGCDVTVVPAQTSAADVLAMNPDGVFLSNGPGDPEPCDYAINAIQQILTTEIPVFGICLGHQLLALASGAKTLKMKFGHHGANHPVSNVEKGTVMITSQNHGFAADETTLPANIKVTHKSLFDGSLQGIHLTDKPAFSFQGHPEASPGPTDAAPLFDHFIELIEQYRQHAK
- the dapB gene encoding 4-hydroxy-tetrahydrodipicolinate reductase; its protein translation is MTAKVRVAVVGASGRMGRTLIESAKHQEVIHLGAAIERSGSTLIGVDAGELAGVGSMDVAITDSLDSVADNFDVLIDFTSPEASIIHLDWCARNRKAIVLGTTGFNHAQKELIGAYAEQTPVVFAPNMSVGVNLMWKLLELAAEVMGDYTDIEIIEGHHRFKKDAPSGTALKMGEVIANTLGRDLEKCAVYGREGITGERSRDTIGFSTIRAGDLVGEHTAMFADIGERLEITHKASSRMTFANGAMRAAYWLYDQNPGLYDMQQVLGLND
- a CDS encoding FKBP-type peptidyl-prolyl cis-trans isomerase, with the translated sequence MSDVFSTMEQHASYGVGRQMGEQLAANPFEGIDIPAVQAGLADAFSGKESQVSMEDLQTAFTEISRRLQAAQEAAAENATAEADAFLADNAKRDGVTVTESGLQYEVLVQGEGEKPTFDSTVRTHYHGTFINGEVFDSSVTRGQPAEFPVSGVIAGWTEALQLMPVGTKLKLFVPHHLAYGERGAGASIPPYTALVFEVELLDIL